From Triticum urartu cultivar G1812 chromosome 2, Tu2.1, whole genome shotgun sequence, a single genomic window includes:
- the LOC125539970 gene encoding uncharacterized protein LOC125539970, translated as MATAGNSKAPSSENPSLGGELYQAAISLHKSISRIGAKGDMMFEIGRLDAAHRVTLFELRSEMFELSEKIRRVMPDAFRIEAKGEMDTGGRSSKGSNAADLEELRHAASLMRTTEEAERKELLDLLAKETKGLFAGKAGNLPESIGEILLKFRSFVGDINSVFEAEQTRKEAAAVLTLGFRLQFFSKEIHELWQQMCKLQSLFSPENKDVMRTMIVLKNEYLPRICKLQWIAKRISMLQQVDLDFDSKVKLMMIQLKSESFLSAMEEVEREHICKSSMEEEERRFAAYRMNWDRIWGHHKNFENQTLLSPMLYTHCTPRRIPIEAVAGSTLQIYSIKISATKNLTLPVEVYGVVAARDTADRHRNPIFLRRSNYCQKLEENDSFLCLDGPVRAIVSMGTVYFEIQLKVKGASESEDKALISTYFFYNGDSSGGHVAKNDFCTVEFCWEQLRQSVQATILSVLVTSVDGKLPFPHGGRVVCSSQPQDGNEDIAGLSSRQVVLVDSEGGRMPIAEHGYLELSREVVSVELNGKLKVLIEAYSTTQSAESAQVILITPKKSNITKVACSLYAGGPKVEITVAWSLIPSKMLS; from the exons ATGGCGACGGCAGGGAATTCGAAGGCGCCGAGTAGCGAGAATCCGTCCTTAGGCGGGGAGCTCTATCAGGCTGCAATCTCTCTGCATAAGAGTATCAGCCGGATCGGGGCCAAGGGGGACATGATGTTCGAGATTGGTCGTCTTGACGCCGCGCATCGCGTAACTCTGTTTGAGTTGAGATCGGAGATGTTCGAGCTGTCGGAAAAGATCAGGCGCGTGATGCCCGACGCCTTTCGTATTGAAGCTAAAGGTGAGATGGACACTGGTGGGAGGTCGTCGAAGGGAAGTAATGCTGCGGATCTCGAGGAACTTCGTCATGCGGCATCACTGATGCGGACAACCGAAGAAGCAGAAAGAAAGGAGCTGCTCGATCTGTTAGCAAAGGAGACCAAGGGGTTGTTCGCTGGCAAGGCAGGCAATCTACCCGAATCGATTGGGGAGATCCTGCTGAAATTCAGAAGTTTTGTCGGTGACATCAATTCAGTATTTGAAGCCGAACAGACCCGCAAGGAGGCAGCGGCAGTGCTAACCTTGGGCTTCAGGCTACAGTTCTTCTCCAAGGAGATCCATGAATTGTGGCAACAGATGTGCAAATTGCAGAGTTTGTTCTCGCCAGAGAACAAAGATGTCATGAGAACAATGATCGTTTTGAAGAATGAGTACCTGCCCCGTATCTGCAAGTTGCAGTGGATTGCTAAACGTATCAGCATGCTGCAGCAGGTGGACCTGGATTTTGATTCCAAGGTGAAATTGATGATGATACAGTTGAAATCTGAATCTTTCTTATCAGCTATGGAGGAGGTGGAGAGGGAACACATATGCAAATCTtccatggaggaggaggagaggaggtTTGCTGCCTACCGTATGAACTGGGACCGTATATGGGGGCACCACAAGAACTTCGAAAACCAGA CGCTTTTGAGCCCCATGCTCTATACACATTGCACACCGCGCCGCATCCCAATTGAAGCTGTAGCCGGGAGTACCTTGCAGATCTATTCCATTAAAATCTCGGCAACAAAAAATCTCACATTGCCAGTGGAGGTGTATGGAGTGGTAGCAGCCCGAGATACTGCGGACCGTCATCGCAACCCTATATTCCTTCGCAGAAGTAACTACTGCCAAAAACTGGAAGAAAAT GATTCCTTTTTGTGCCTGGATGGCCCGGTTCGTGCGATTGTGTCCATGGGCACTGTGTACTTTGAAATTCAACTAAAAGTAAAGGGTGCATCAGAATCTGAAGATAAAGCATTGATCAGTACTTATTTCTTCTACAATGGTGACAGTTCCGGCGGGCATGTGGCTAAGAACGACTTCTGCACAGTGGAGTTTTGCTGGGAGCAACTTCGGCAGTCAGTGCAGGCTACTATCCTGAGTGTGCTTGTTACATCTGTAGATGGAAAATTGCCTTTTCCGCATGGTGGCAGAGTTGTTTGCTCTTCACAACCTCAGGATGGTAATGAAGATATTGCTGGGCTCTCATCCAGGCAAGTTGTGTTGGTTGATTCAGAAGGTGGAAGAATGCCAATTGCTGAACATGGCTATCTTGAGCTGTCAAGAGAAGTAGTTTCTGTGGAATTGAATGGAAAGTTAAAAGTCCTTATAGAGGCCTATTCGACAACACAATCTGCTGAGAGTGCTCAAGTCATCTTAATCACACCAAAAAAATCCAACATAACTAAAGTTGCATGTAGCCTATATGCTGGTGGCCCTAAGGTGGAGATTACTGTTGCTTGGTCCCTCATTCCGTCGAAGATGCTTAGTTGA